The Gammaproteobacteria bacterium genome includes the window TTGCAGCAACAATTAGCAACTGAAAAAGCTTTGGTGCAACAGCAGCAAGCCGAAAACAAAAGATTGCTCGCTGAGGTTATGAAGATTAAGAATGATCCTCAGCAGATTGAAGCGCGTGCGCGTGATGACTTGGGTATGGTGAAAAAGGGCGAAGAATATATTGAAATTGCGGTGCAATCTAATAGTAATGAGCTGCCCATGCAACAGAATGAAGGACATCTCTCAGATGAAAATATTACTCA containing:
- a CDS encoding septum formation initiator family protein, giving the protein MQWLRRYFLVIILALIFVLLQYELWFSRGGIFQNRHLQQQLATEKALVQQQQAENKRLLAEVMKIKNDPQQIEARARDDLGMVKKGEEYIEIAVQSNSNELPMQQNEGHLSDENIT